CGTGAGGCGTGCGAGCACCACGGCCGGGCGGAGTCCGGGCGCGAGCCGTTGGTGCTCTCCGCCGGGATCGTCGTGGCCATCGGCCGGACCGACGCGGAGGCCCAGCGGCGTGCCGCACCCCTGCACGAGAAGAGCGCGCTGCCGCCGGAGGACCCGGTGGTCGGCTCACCCGCGCAGCTCGCGCAGCGGATCGGCGAGTTCGCCGCGATCGGCGCCACCCGGGTCCACCTGCGCCTGATCGACTTCGGTGATCTCGACCACCTCGAGCTGATCGCCGCCGAGGTGCTCCCTCAACTGGACGGAGAACGATGAGCGACGTGACCGTCGACGGAACCGAACTCGGGCCGGTGGGCCAGGAGATCGTGTTCGAGAACGACCGGGTCCGGGTCTGGCACATCCGCCTTGAGCCGGGCGAGCGGCAACCGCTGCATCGGCATGATCACCCCTACCTGGTGGTGGCGATCGAGGGCGCCAAGAACGTCGTGCAGACCATCGACGGCACCCGGATCGACGCCGACGAACCCACCGGTGGGGTGGTCTACCGGGACCCGGGTGCGGTGCACATGCTCACCAATGTCGGAGACACGACTTACCTCGCTCGGCTGGTCGAACTCAAGTAGACCCGCCGGGCGTGGGCCGGCGCGCCGCGCGGCGCGCCGGTGGCGATCGGGTGTACCGGGTGCGTAACGTGCCGGTCATGGCCTTTCGGACCTGGGGCAGACTGCTGCTCACGGCGCTCGGGGTGAGCGTGCTGGCCGGGGCCGGCCAGCTCGGCGTCGCGTACGGTTTCGGCATCGTCCGGCTGACCGGCGCATTCACCGGCACGACCGTCAACCAGTGGCCGGCCCAGCTCGTCTGGGTGGGCTGGTTCGCCGCGAACGCCGCCGTCGCCGGTGCCGTCCTCACCGGACGCATCGCTCGCCGCGACGCTCCGGCTGCCAGCACCGGTCGGCAGTTGGCAATCGGTGGCGCGGCGGCACTCGGTGCGACAGTCATCGCCCCGCTCTGCATGCAGCCCGCCCGCGCCGCGGAGTTGATCTCCATCGACCCGGTCTGGGCGGTGGGGATCTGCGCCGTACTCGGTGCGGTGATCGGTGCGGGCGCGGCGACCGCTGTCCTGCTCCGGCCCGAGCTGGGCTGGAACATGGCGGCTGTGGGCGGCGCGGTCTGGCTGCTGGCGCTGATCTCCGTCCTGCCGTCACTCGGCATGGCCGGCCCACTGCCGACCGTCCGACTCGGGGTGCTGGAGCCGAGCTGGCTGAACGACGCCGCCGCGCAGCAGCTGGCGCTGCTCCTGCTGCCCACCGTGGCACTGCTGGCCGGTGCCGCGACCGCCGGGTTCGCCCGCTGGCGGGGCCAGGCTCCACTGGTCAGCGGGGCTACCGGCGTGGCCGGTCCGGTGCTGGTGGCGTTCGCCTACCTGACTGCCGGCCCGGGCGACGCGGTGGACCGCTACCAGGCCAGCCCCTACTACGGCTCGCTGATCGCGATCCTCGCCGGTGCGCTCGGCGCGGCCGCCGCGGCGCTGCTGCGCTGGCCGGCGACCGCCCGCGCCGCGGACCCGCAGGCGATCGAGCCCAGCGACATCCTGCGCCCGCTGCCCGCCAGCCCCGCCCTGCCCGGCACCGCGTCGGCAGGTTCGACGAACGACCGGGACACCGTCGCACGCACCGACGCGCGGCTCGTCACCACAGAGCCGCCGGTCGGGCAGCCGACCGGCGCGGAGCTGGCCGGTGCCAACCCAGGTCCGCGTGCCGCAGGCGGCTCCGATGGCGTACGCACAGTCCCAGCGCACTGGGACTGGCCGGCGACCACCGCGAGCGGCCAGCACGGTCCAGCTCCCGCCGCTCCGGCGACACCCGCGGCCTGGCGGACCGATCCGACCACCGCCTTCTCCACCGAAGCGCTGACGCGCAGGTCGAACCGGGACGATGTCACCTCCCCGGCCGACGCCGCACCCCCGGCCTCCGACGTCAGCAACTCGACCGAGGCCACCCCGACCAGCACCACCGCCGGACCCGCCGACGCCGCCACTCCGGCAGCCGGCCCTGACGACGCGCCGACGGGCAGCGCCACGACGGGTACCGGTGACCGACCGGCCGGCGACACCAGCAAGGACACCCCCACTACCGAGCCGACAAGCGCGGGCCCGACCAGCGCGGTCCCACCCAGCTCCGCCACGACGAGCGCAAGCACGACCAGCGCGGGCCCGACAAGCGCGGCCCCGACCAGCGCGGGCCCGACCAGCGCGGGCACGGCCGGCGCGGGCGCGGGGGACGCCGGCACGGCCGACGCACCGGTGACGCTCAAGCCGCGGCGTACCCGTAAGCCGAAGGCCAGCCCGGACGTCACCACCTCCCCCACCCCGGACGACACGCCGTCAGCTGAGTCGGCGGCCACCGACGAGACGACCACCGGTCGGGCCAGAAAGGTCACCCGGCCCACGAAGTCGGCCGACCGGACCACCCCTGGCAAAGCGACCGGCACTCCCGCACGCAGCACGGAGAACCAGGACTCCAGGTCCGGTCTGACCACCGAAGCCGATCCGATCGCTGGCTCCGCCGCGTCAGCGGAGGCAGCCGCGCCGGCCAGCCCGATCGCCGCAACCAGCTCGACCGGGACACCGGCCACCCCGACCGCCGCAACCGACGCCAAGGCACGAGCCGCCGAGCCGCCGCGCACCCCGGCCACCACTGCCACCACTTCCACCGGTCCCGCCGCGTCGTCGCCGGCCGAACCGGCCAGTGGATCCGCAGCCGCCGGGGCCGATGAGACCGGCAGCGCGCGGCCCGCCATCGAGGACGGTTCCACCGCCGGGTTGTTCGGGATCACCGCCGACAGCGACCCGGGCCGGTGGACGCCGACAGCACCGGCCTGGCCGGCCACCTCGGCGTGGCCGGTGCCGCCGCAGGCCGCCGAGCCGGGGCCAGCACCATCGGAGACAGCGGCCGGACCGGATGAGCCGACGCCGAGGCCCCGGCACCGGGCGCCGCTGCCGGATCTGAGTCGGGCCAGCACCTGGGACGCCTTCAACACCGCCCGCCGTGCTGGGCCGGCGCGGTCGCCGAACACCGCCCGGTCGACCTCGGCTGGCTCCACCGCGGCCAGCGAATCGGCCGCCCCCGCCGAACC
The nucleotide sequence above comes from Micromonospora luteifusca. Encoded proteins:
- a CDS encoding cupin, translating into MSDVTVDGTELGPVGQEIVFENDRVRVWHIRLEPGERQPLHRHDHPYLVVAIEGAKNVVQTIDGTRIDADEPTGGVVYRDPGAVHMLTNVGDTTYLARLVELK